One Cydia splendana chromosome 21, ilCydSple1.2, whole genome shotgun sequence genomic region harbors:
- the LOC134801155 gene encoding protein Star: MAEKKIQENPLPEPAEPAQPKPEPKPRFCMPSFTKTPPQDLYRQLLPAMLFLLTFVTVMTMLLTYMDTFARGAQQFRLNMSRDYELKIPQESDYLVAYVRQWHLGPRPNKEAPAPIYTAQAKLLDQLLGEVYNGTFVEILPRGHRDPTTLFLEVERGWSGLAVRAAPRDHLELGGSARTLNACLSPLDHPIQVPFNESDEHDTFFRSRVLCLPLYTVLLAAEATRAHYVLLGGPPHLHHVPFHKVQLQVIEYRSNDAGARNQTAQFLLTKNYTVAATFPDSIMFALNH; the protein is encoded by the exons ATGGCAGAAAAA aAGATCCAAGAGAACCCTCTGCCCGAGCCAGCGGAACCCGCCCAGCCCAAGCCAGAGCCGAAGCCCCGTTTCTGCATGCCGTCTTTCACAAAAACCCCGCCGCAGGATTTATATAGGCAGCTGTTGCCTGCTATGCTGTTCTTGCTGACGTTTGTGACAGTTATGACCATGTTGCTCACTTATATGGACACTTTTG cGAGAGGAGCCCAGCAGTTCCGCCTGAACATGAGTCGCGACTACGAGCTAAAGATCCCTCAGGAGTCCGACTACCTGGTCGCGTACGTGCGCCAGTGGCACCTCGGCCCGCGCCCCAACAAGGAGGCGCCGGCGCCCATCTACACGGCCCAGGCCAAACTCCTGGACCAGCTGCTTGGAGAGGTG TACAACGGCACATTCGTAGAAATCCTCCCCCGTGGACACCGCGACCCTACCACCCTGTTTCTCGAGGTTGAACGGGGTTGGAGCGGACTGGCCGTTCGGGCTGCCCCAAGGGATCATTTAGAGCTGGGCGGCTCAGCAAGGACCCTGAACGCCTGTCTTAGCCCCCTCGACCATCCTATACAG GTTCCCTTCAACGAATCGGATGAACACGATACCTTCTTTAG GTCCCGCGTGCTGTGCTTGCCGCTGTACACGGTGCTGCTCGCGGCGGAGGCGACGCGTGCTCACTACGTACTCCTCGGCGGACCCCCGCACCTACACCATGTGCCCTTCCACAAGGTGCAGCTGCAG GTAATCGAATACCGTTCTAACGATGCCGGCGCTCGCAATCAGACAGCGCAGTTCCTTCTCACCAAGAACTACACCGTGGCAGCCACCTTCCCGGATTCCATCATGTTTGCGCTCAACCACTGA
- the LOC134801104 gene encoding telomere length regulation protein TEL2 homolog has translation MIRDINVTSVNTVLGTFRCFPFPENEKTKSDLRRELRTLVDALHGVERVSSASQAKKLASCLNEVLKTLPGPITVQKLSRIDDKSFNSEVLEVLVQCLSSVVRVLISSWPLFKNEITSLFTVEESFEVSQETLAVMCGFLRNETNEVPLNALASILTDYVKSDAVLTAIIDCSSVKFDDVSEQYKQQNEWESYVQLLVTLPERIANKLEKNTPKNFSHENYSYNLIFHIIRSMDYMAESSYAQNIQYDISYLSFFVSKVIINYNMSGNSDAIFKFIDALIAWSTNETDTMFIRRKLIQKVFFHLNRQAIDFISLTLLHRSPIDYTKTEQAILHVLGDNFDQNKDWKEILTYRIPLYIQPKDYKDTTLPENLIYYLSTTKDSKVLTELVLKLSRVWSDVKHSNVTNITHHMYTSQLLILAIRYCVIIHIENKENWSLNELKTVLYKGMSKHLDVMSQQFRCIGMATIEIILKLLADLDDTDKAAENLSFDYKEMGPSCVEIHNQLKELTHKCIIDVKRKIQKDFKPKTMDLKGILDLIAMKVIDEHHRPVHNNTIMTCAVKSPEQTKEIVKTIISVKLDALDKSKTLSEDLDSDDDLQPYDMSNDIAIADKNRPAYVRDLIELIAEAKDAEIFETAVESAEELITKQLKNEDHKLATELLDLFIHLDAKFHVDDFDSIKFNTAVAILCSHPTVCAEHICKEIHTDVGRYSIATKIFMLDVFSEAANRIADVRPQNEPKLVKPDVVNQEEENVSAEEIIRRRLIQKTRCFHSKRPHPFAKAKRNQFAAVADSFFYPLVGGFGIRQLSLSHQNQKQDIDNILLFKYLSVIGNIILASKNCPKCPSYCWDVVQMILYLRYTPDPKIQSCVIAMLASVIIALPQSILRSEFAKPMSELQAWLEDMIRLDITSRLNSPASETAIFAAQVISLLENNLGDVGLFED, from the coding sequence GAACACTTGTAGACGCTTTACATGGAGTTGAACGAGTGAGCTCCGCCAGCCAAGCGAAAAAACTGGCTTCATGCCTCAATGAAGTTCTCAAAACCCTTCCCGGACCCATCACAGTGCAAAAGCTAAGCCGCATCGATGACAAATCATTCAACAGTGAAGTTTTGGAAGTGTTAGTGCAGTGCTTAAGCAGTGTAGTGCGTGTTTTGATATCATCCTGGCCGCTTTTCAAGAATGAAATCACAAGCCTGTTCACCGTTGAAGAAAGTTTTGAGGTTAGTCAAGAAACACTTGCTGTTATGTGCGGGTTTTTGAGAAATGAAACTAATGAAGTTCCTCTAAACGCTTTGGCGTCAATTTTGACAGAttatgtcaaaagtgacgcaGTTTTGACCGCTATTATTGACTGCAGTAGTGTCAAATTTGATGACGTGAGTGAGCAGTATAAGCAGCAAAATGAATGGGAGAGCTATGTTCAACTGCTGGTGACATTACCAGAAAGAATTGCTaacaaattagaaaaaaatacaccTAAGAATTTCTCACATGAGAACTATTCATACAATTTAATCTTTCACATAATTAGGAGCATGGATTATATGGCTGAATCTAGTTATGCACAAAATATACAGTATGACATTTCGTACTTGTCGTTTTTCGTGTCGAAAGTGataattaattacaatatgAGTGGTAATTCGGACGCCATATTTAAATTCATAGACGCACTTATCGCTTGGTCGACGAATGAAACTGATACTATGTTTATCAGGCGAAAACTTATACAAAAAGTGTTCTTTCACTTAAACAGACAAGCCATAgattttatctcactaacattGCTACATCGATCACCGATAGACTATACAAAAACAGAACAAGCAATTTTACATGTGCTTGGAGACAATTTCGATCAAAATAAAGACTGGAAAGAGATTCTAACATACAGAATACCTTTATACATTCAGCCGAAAGACTACAAAGATACCACTTTACCAGAAAACTTGATATACTATCTATCTACTACAAAAGACAGCAAAGTTTTGACTGAATTAGTTTTGAAATTAAGTAGAGTCTGGTCTGATGTGAAACATTCGAACGTAACTAACATAACACATCATATGTACACTTCACAATTACTGATTCTTGCTATCAGATATTGTGTTATTATTCATATCGAGAATAAAGAAAACTGGTCGTTAAATGAATTAAAAACGGTCCTCTACAAAGGCATGTCAAAACATCTTGATGTAATGTCACAACAATTCAGGTGTATTGGTATGGCCACTATTGAGATTATATTGAAATTATTAGCAGATTTAGATGATACTGACAAAGCTGCAGAAAACCTAAGCTTTGATTATAAAGAAATGGGACCAAGTTGCGTTGAAATACATAATCAGCTCAAAGAATTAACGCATAAATGCATAATAGACGTAAAGCGAAAGATACAAAAAGATTTCAAACCGAAAACCATGGATTTGAAAGGAATTCTCGATCTAATCGCTATGAAAGTGATAGATGAACACCATAGACCCGTCCATAATAACACTATAATGACCTGTGCTGTCAAAAGCCCAGAGCAAACTAAAGAAATCGTCAAAACTATTATTTCAGTCAAACTTGACGCTCTAGATAAAAGCAAGACTTTGTCAGAGGATTTAGACTCAGATGACGATCTGCAACCTTACGATATGTCAAACGACATAGCGATCGCTGATAAAAATAGACCAGCATATGTCAGAGATTTAATAGAGCTTATAGCTGAAGCTAAAGATGCGGAAATATTCGAAACAGCAGTGGAATCTGCTGAAGAATTAATCACTAAACAGCTTAAAAACGAAGATCATAAATTGGCCACAGAATTACTAGATCTCTTCATACATTTGGATGCTAAATTCCATGTagacgattttgatagcatcaAATTTAACACAGCAGTCGCTATACTGTGTAGTCATCCTACAGTTTGCGCTGAGCATATTTGCAAAGAGATCCATACAGACGTCGGAAGATACTCTATTGCGACTAAAATCTTCATGCTAGACGTATTTTCTGAAGCAGCCAATAGAATTGCCGATGTCAGACCTCAAAACGAACCAAAACTAGTCAAACCTGATGTTGTAAATCAAGAAGAAGAAAATGTATCAGCTGAAGAAATCATACGACGAAGACTTATACAGAAAACCAGATGTTTCCACTCAAAACGACCACATCCTTTTGCTAAAGCTAAAAGGAATCAATTCGCAGCGGTTGCTGATAGTTTCTTCTATCCATTAGTTGGTGGATTTGGTATAAGGCAGCTATCTCTAAGCCATCAGAACCAAAAGCAAGATATTGACAACATTCTGCTGTTCAAATACTTATCAGTGATCGGGAACATAATTCTAGCATCAAAAAACTGTCCGAAATGCCCAAGCTACTGCTGGGATGTTGTCCAAATGATTCTATATCTCCGATACACACCAGACccaaaaatacaatcttgcgtTATAGCTATGTTAGCTAGTGTTATTATAGCTTTGCCGCAATCTATACTGCGGAGTGAATTCGCAAAACCCATGTCTGAGCTTCAGGCTTGGTTAGAAGATATGATAAGATTAGATATAACGTCAAGATTGAACAGTCCTGCATCGGAAACTGCGATTTTCGCGGCTCAAGTCATTTCTTTACTAGAGAATAACTTAGGTGATGTAGGGCTGTTTGAGGATTAG